The nucleotide sequence GGGTGGTGATGTGCTCGTCCAGCCCGCGAGCCTCGCTCACCACTCGCCATAAGTGCGCCatcaagctctcgaacgtgttgtAGCGCCGGTCGGCCCCGAGCGAGGCCATGGCCTTGAGACTCTCCAGGAATTCTCTGGTGAAGTGCGCCTTGTGGATGACTATGTCGGCCGTCAGAGGGACGTTCTCGGTGTCGGACGCCTTCTTGGGGTTGAACTCCACCCCACGGTGCTCGTACTCGACGCATGGTGGGTTGCGGGGGATGAAGGCGCCGCGGTCATGCAAGGGGCGGGGATCCATCGGAAGGCCCCGTGTGGCCTTGCCCCATGCCACGAGGAAGTTGCTGGCGGCGTGGCCATCGGCGATCAGGTGATGCGACGTGATGCCCACCGTCAGTGTTCCACACGTGAACCTCGTCAGCTGCACCTGCAACAGCTCCTCCATGCCTTTGATGATCGGACTCAGCGGGACCAAGGCCGGCGACGGCCCGAGAAGGACGGTCCGGACGAGCACGTCGTCCGACGACACCTCGACGAGCCGACTCCCGGCGTCATTGAGGAGGATGACTGGCTCACCCCGGGAGTCCTCGCCCAGCCGGCCAGCCCATTCCCGGTACTCGGACAGCGCCTTGGCGAGGCCCTTCTCGATGTCGGAGTTCGACGGCGTCGGCGGCCGGAACGCGTAGACGACGGCCACGTGGACGTCGTAACTGACCTTATCGAAGACACTGAGGGGAATGCAGACATCGGCGCAAGGCTGTTCCCCTTCATACGAAGGCTTGACGATCTTCGAGCTCTCCACTCTCAGCTTCCAGGCTGTGATCTGTTCCGTCATGGCTGCAGCTTGAAGACGAGCTTGCGGTGTCGAAGACCACAATAGAGTTGAGCTTCATGATTTCCTTTCGTCGTACTTGTGTACTTTTTCCATTAAGCGTTTAAGGGGAATACACTGTTACATGTACGTAGTCAAAATAAATCTACATGAAATGCTTTCTAATTTTTACATGTTCatcgtttttgtttttgttttcacaCCATATATTTACATAATGTAAAATCTAAATCATGTAATTTATCGATTTAATTGAAGCATTCTTTTAATTTATCGGATTTTAGTAAATAGAATACCGTCATCGATACTCTCTCAAGATGGAGCACAAGTATTTAAGATGCCCAACTTGCATAGATAACAATAAGGAGTGTCTTTCCAAATAGTTTAGTAAAATTACATATGCTTTGTGTGTGACTAAGTGAAGACGGTATTTGTTGTGGGAAACAATCTTTGAGCCGTGGCTTCGGGGCCGACACGACTCGGTTCAAGTCCGGATAACGGGGGATTTTCTCGAGACGGTCTTCGAATCCGCCGAGGTGGTCGGGACGGGGTCATCGTTTCCTCCGGGCTGGAACTCCTCGCCTTCGCGTCTGGCGAGGACCtttggcttcgcacctgcacaaaggtcgggtcggggtgctcggcccgacccctccgatgttcAAGTCAGATGATGGTGGTTAGGGGATCTttttctcctctctcttcttGATGAACGAGAGCGTATTTAtcgggaagcttactgctttctgagctgcctgcttgcagggggcaggctggcagCGTCTGACATTGGTGTCGGCGTAGCATAAAGGTTTGAGCTTGAGCGGGGTATTAATGTGCCTCAGTCGACGTTCCgatctgcattgaccaggtgctggTGCTGTAAGGCGTTATTTGAGACAGCTGATGTCACACGAGTCTTATCATAGTTATTATGCTCATCAGTTTTGATTTGATTGAATCTTTTCTCTCACCACATGATAattaatcttaatattttatgtATCAACCTATAAAAGAATATTTTAAGTAAGTAAATTTACAAATGATTACTATCATAGTTTGTAATTCAACAATCCCCCCCATTAAGTAAGCATCATAGTGAAATAATTCAATTGGTTtagtcataaaaaataaatttaaagtaaaaaaagaagtctatttttattttgttaaagTTCAAATATCATAAATTTCATATATCGTATTGTTAAGATGGATTTTTGGCTTTTGGAATAGATAATATTGTTGAAGATGACACACTTGTTACAAAATAATACCATTATGTTGCATTCCCAAATCAAGATTATCTTCTTCGTTGCTAAATTATGAAAGAGGTAAAAGTAATTTAAGGATTTAGTTATCTAGTTGACCGATAATATATTGATATAAAATAAAGACATACAAAAGATATttagaataataaaaattaattgtaTCTTTTTTTAACAGGCGTGTAATTGTTGCCTTTAGTTGAGAAGTATTTGCATCATCCGTGTTAAAGTATTGAAAAGTACTTGCGTCCTTTTTAataatatcttaaatttttaaatttatgattaataaataataataattgaattaTGATATTAGAATGATTAATTaacttaataataattttaatttatttaattagtgaTAGGAATAATATCAATAACCAATCATCAAATGACATGTGGCCTCCGCATGGTGCCGAAGCTAGAACGAGAAGACTAAGGGTGTCCTTTACTTGTCTACTCATTTGGACAATGGTCTAAGGTAGGAGGTTGTTGGCTATCCCCCCTTGTCGCCCATGTAGATAAAATATCAATGAGAGGTTGTTAGAGGTTGTCtatttctaaaatatttcataaaatattttgttcatttatAACTAGGAATAAATCTCATTTTCAATATAATGAAAAAGGGATCACTTTTTAGCCATTAATGTCCACGTTCACCTACCTCCGGTTATTAACTTGAGCGTCAAAGGAACCTGATCAAGAAATCTCTCCCGACCTCGGTTTTTATGCAAATGGTATCTCATACGTTTCTACCTTAGAGGCACCTCGGACAATCCTACATACACGGGTCCTAACCACATTGGGTTAGCCCAGGATATTAATAACTTCTTCCCTTAACAATtagacatatttttttatttcaaggaattatatatgattttttatgatttattagttttaaatttaaaatcatgaatttatattagttaatttataaaaataaataaatttgagattaattattattttataatattttacaaaCATAACCTAGCCCATGTGACTAGGTATAGCTTAACCCATGTGGTTAACCATGACCTAGCCTATATGGTCAGGTATGGCTCTAA is from Musa acuminata AAA Group cultivar baxijiao chromosome BXJ3-8, Cavendish_Baxijiao_AAA, whole genome shotgun sequence and encodes:
- the LOC135645678 gene encoding agmatine hydroxycinnamoyltransferase 1-like; the protein is MTEQITAWKLRVESSKIVKPSYEGEQPCADVCIPLSVFDKVSYDVHVAVVYAFRPPTPSNSDIEKGLAKALSEYREWAGRLGEDSRGEPVILLNDAGSRLVEVSSDDVLVRTVLLGPSPALVPLSPIIKGMEELLQVQLTRFTCGTLTVGITSHHLIADGHAASNFLVAWGKATRGLPMDPRPLHDRGAFIPRNPPCVEYEHRGVEFNPKKASDTENVPLTADIVIHKAHFTREFLESLKAMASLGADRRYNTFESLMAHLWRVVSEARGLDEHITTHVRISVDGRARLRPSVPGEYFGNLVLWAFPRAKVGDLVNKPLQFAAALVRECITRLDDGYFRSFIDFASSEKVKEEGLEATAEVHERVMSPNLEVHSWLRFPFRDVDFGGGNPFLFMPTYTREEGMLVLMPSAIGDGSIEVYVSLLRHNVAAFKQLCFLLKANL